DNA from Plectropomus leopardus isolate mb unplaced genomic scaffold, YSFRI_Pleo_2.0 unplaced_scaffold16138, whole genome shotgun sequence:
ttttctccccatGTCCCTTTAGGGGCTCTGTAAGAATgactgtatatttacaaaaaaaataaatcagttcaTCAGTTTGAATATTTAAGATCTTGTCATTATACTTTCTTTGATTAAATATAGGCCAAAACAGATTTGCCAATCATTGAATTCTGTTTCTATTTACGTTTTATACAGCGTTCTAATTTTTTTGGAATAGGAGTTATTCCTAACTGACATCACTGCCTAAACGACATTAACAATCTGCTGCTTACGGTAACAGAATCATAGCCAAATGAGcaataggtcatttttttgctgtccAAAGCACAATATAACCATTATTCATCTGTGTAGGGTTAATGGACACTCTGTGGCGGAGACTGATGGACGTAAGAGGAGGAAACTACTTCTGTTGATGCAGTTGTATTCTGATGGAGGTTCACAGAGGTCTCTGCTTAATTAAATCGTTTTTAATTCACGCTGATTCATAAAGTGAAAATCCAGTTTAGACTCAACTTCCATCATTTATCTGTGAGCCGTATGACGACCCTGAAACGATCAATCTCTCTCTTATTTCAAAGTGCTCTTAAttaatacacacatgcacacgcagaCGCGCACATTATCaccaacacatgcacacttttgGTTAAGAGAGTAGGCTACATAACCACCTAAATTATCTGATAAAAATCTTTTCTTGATGTGATCAAAATTAGCTTTTGGTATTAGAAATAGTTTTTCATGTGTGCACATCCATACCATCCATTTTATCTTATTCTGATCTATCGTATTGATTGATATAGTTTCTCAGTGCAATTAGATTAAAAGTAGTGCAGTGTTTTATGtcttaagacttttttcccTCCCTGTATCCTGCCGAGACAAATTCTAATAagaattaaaagtttatttcataAAGTGCTGTCTTTGCCTCCTATATTTTTCCTAAAAGTAAATCTAGTAGTTTAAATTTGAACTATTAATACGTGGTTTTATTACTGTAACCTCTGGAAGAGTCTAGAGGACTAACTATATGAATGAGAAATACTGCGCAAtgcaaaaaagaacaagaaaaccTAAAACTTTTGCTTTGAATAGATCAGAAACAGAAAGTCGTAACATCACAAATTTTCTTCCCAATCCACCCCAACCCAGCTCAAACAGTCCTTAGCTGTTTTCATTCACCAAGCGTGACCCGTTGATGCCGCGGTAGGTGACACGGCTGGGACGGACCAGTACGCCATGGCCAGATCGACAGGTGAAGTAACGGCGGCCGCCTACAGAGCCGTCATTCTTGCCCTTTGGGCTTCGGAGCTCCAGACCCAGCCAAAGGCCTGGGGCAAAGTCTGCTGTGCCCAAGTAACGGATAAACGCCATCTCGTTGGCACTGCTGAGCAGCACCTGCATGCCCACGTGGAGGCTGACCTGTCCATCAGAGCCAGTTGAGGGGTTGGATCCTGCCGTGCTCCCGGAAACTCCGCTGAGAGTGCTCCAGCGCCGACGGTGAGGATTGGAGCGacttctttttggtttttaagaTGAATTGTTGAagcacaggggaaaaaaatagagcaaaagaGAGATTTATGAGAAAAAGTATGCAGTGTGAAAGGATATCACACAAGTAAGTGGGAGATTGATGGCAGCTTGATGTTTGAGA
Protein-coding regions in this window:
- the LOC121964578 gene encoding CAP-Gly domain-containing linker protein 4-like produces the protein MRRSFSTSSAIATPKETSRRSPATRSRSNPHRRRWSTLSGVSGSTAGSNPSTGSDGQVSLHVGMQVLLSSANEMAFIRYLGTADFAPGLWLGLELRSPKGKNDGSVGGRRYFTCRSGHGVLVRPSRVTYRGINGSRLVNENS